A stretch of Gossypium hirsutum isolate 1008001.06 chromosome A06, Gossypium_hirsutum_v2.1, whole genome shotgun sequence DNA encodes these proteins:
- the LOC121230286 gene encoding uncharacterized protein gives MNSLCNSLKSLNVNPTFFPTKPELSFSFSFSPISAPPFKSKSSRTRCRLTVKADANAVEIDMVRNKQGVYAPRQKKVVVLWDLDNKPPRGPPYEAALALKRVAEKFGEVVDMSAYANRHAFVHLPQWVLQERRERRSLDILERKGIVTPDEPYICGVCGRKCKTNLDLKKHFKQLHERERQKKLNRMKSLKGKKRQRFKERFISGNHKYNEAARSIIKPKIGYGLASELRRAGVYVKTVEDKPQAADWALKRQMQHSMSRGIDWLFLVSDDKDFVEMLRRAREADLGTVVVGDWDRGLGRHADLWVSWVEVENGEVLEKDLVPKRKRMSSDDGLFSVSEFDGENISIGELDGVANELLVGRNECGGMMISVFSEDEDEWDIEEVGDEDYLLDDNEDEMIFEEDGYY, from the coding sequence ATGAATTCTCTCTGCAATTCCCTGAAATCCCTTAACGTAAATCCCACCTTTTTCCCGACAAAACCAGagctttccttttccttttccttctctCCCATTTCCGCCCCACCCTTCAAATCCAAATCCTCACGGACCCGATGTCGTCTCACCGTCAAAGCCGACGCCAACGCCGTTGAAATCGACATGGTGAGGAACAAGCAAGGCGTTTACGCACCCAGACAGAAGAAAGTCGTTGTTTTATGGGACCTCGACAACAAACCGCCGCGAGGGCCGCCGTACGAAGCGGCGTTGGCTTTGAAAAGGGTCGCCGAGAAGTTCGGTGAAGTCGTCGATATGTCGGCTTACGCTAACCGCCACGCGTTCGTTCATTTGCCTCAATGGGTCCTTCAAGAACGACGGGAAAGGAGGAGCCTCGACATCCTCGAACGGAAAGGGATTGTGACGCCGGACGAACCGTACATTTGCGGCGTTTGTGGCCGGAAATGTAAAACGAATCTTGATTTGAAGAAACATTTCAAGCAATTACACGAAAGGGAACGGCAAAAGAAGTTGAACAGGATGAAATCATTGAAGGGTAAGAAACGTCAACGGTTTAAAGAAAGGTTTATAAGTGGGAACCATAAGTACAATGAAGCTGCTAGGAGTATAATTAAGCCTAAGATTGGTTATGGTTTAGCTAGTGAGCTAAGGAGAGCTGGGGTTTATGTTAAAACCGTGGAGGATAAACCCCAAGCGGCGGATTGGGCATTGAAAAGACAAATGCAACATTCAATGAGTAGAGGGATTGATTGGTTGTTTTTAGTTTCTGATGATAAGGATTTTGTGGAGATGTTGAGGAGAGCAAGGGAAGCAGATTTAGGGACTGTGGTTGTAGGTGATTGGGATAGGGGTTTAGGTAGACATGCTGATTTATGGGTGTCTTGGGTTGAGGTAGAAAATGGGGAGGTTTTAGAGAAAGATTTGGTGCCCAAGAGGAAGAGAATGAGTAGTGATGATGGGTTGTTTTCAGTTTCGGAATTCGATGGTGAGAACATTAGTATCGGGGAATTGGATGGTGTTGCGAATGAGCTTTTAGTAGGGAGGAATGAGTGCGGTGGCATGATGATTTCGGTGTTTTCAGAAGATGAGGATGAATGGGATATTGAGGAAGTTGGTGATGAAGATTACTTGTTGGATGATAATGAAGATGAAATGATTTTTGAGGAAGATGGGTATTATTGA
- the LOC107934167 gene encoding uncharacterized protein yields the protein MVELMHVTEAVVIIVIVLILLVVFIRKWCLHKESTEGKDMVADHHYVFRRGVSAKPLFSWSDHPSLITDAVENGWSRFGFTPYNISSSTRSSSLLGLCAAVDFLRGNDVELSWEICQGSADFMQKIRLKSGSSASSAVIRTALPLPGPPLGNTAFPQEAYFEIKILYCHGDDDSGKLKELGEKTKLIHEHEDSHHVITKVDELKSATKDDGKGEEQVMLSMGLTAGGSLPSKLPGTYPGSIGFNSDGSVFLDGIKLIFESEKEDWGKPGKVIGCGFNPKQKKVFFTLDSELIHVINCKSEEFGTPLYPTLAANDDVLVLVNFGQSAFVYSPANGQRTPNPCFIGPVVNSPAAAAALGYEDSKELFSMGRIDSQWLNRCTNKGSHNNYGTNCSTMEFDEESEADLFEIVLDNNNGRSPNLVL from the exons ATGGTTGAATTGATGCATGTAACCGAAGCAGTGGTAATCATTGTTATTGTTTTGATCCTTTTGGTAGTTTTTATACGTAAGTGGTGTCTTCATAAAGAGAGTACTGAAGGTAAAGACATGGTTGCTGATCACCACTATGTTTTCCGACGTGGGGTTTCCGCAAAGCCATTGTTTAGTTGGTCTGATCATCCATCTCTCATCACAGATGCAGTTGAAAATGGATGGTCTAGATTTGGTTTCACACCCTACAACATATCATCATCAACAAGGTCATCAAGCTTGTTGGGATTATGTGCAGCTGTTGATTTTCTAAGAGGGAATGATGTTGAATTAAGTTGGGAAATATGTCAAGGATCAGCTGATTTCATGCAAAAGATTAGGCTAAAATCTGGGTCATCAGCATCATCAGCTGTTATTAGAACAGCTTTGCCTTTACCAGGTCCACCTTTAGGGAACACTGCTTTTCCTCAAGAAGcttattttgaaatcaagatTTTGTATTGCCATGGTGATGATGATAGTGGGAAGCTCAAGGAATTAGGTGAGAAAACAAAATTGATCCATGAACATGAAGATTCCCACCATGTTATTACCAAGGTTGATGAATTAAAATCTGCAACTAAAGATGATGGAAAAGGTGAAGAACAAGTGATGTTATCAATGGGATTAACAGCAGGTGGTTCTCTTCCTTCGAAGCTTCCTGGTACTTATCCAGGTTCCATTGGTTTCAATTCAGATGGTTCGGTCTTTCTTGACG GAATTAAGCTTATTTTCGAATCCGAGAAAGAAGACTGGGGGAAACCAGGGAAAGTGATAGGTTGCGGTTTCAATCCGAAGCAAAAGAAAGTGTTTTTCACATTAGACTCGGAGTTAATACATGTAATAAACTGTAAGTCTGAGGAATTCGGGACACCTCTATATCCGACACTAGCAGCAAACGATGATGTTTTGGTTCTAGTTAATTTCGGACAAAGTGCTTTCGTTTACAGTCCGGCAAACGGGCAACGGACACCGAATCCATGCTTCATTGGCCCTGTGGTGAATTCCCCTGCTGCTGCTGCAGCTTTAGGGTACGAAGACAGCAAAGAGCTATTTTCAATGGGGAGAATTGATTCTCAATGGCTTAATAGATGCACAAATAAAGGCAGCCATAataattatgggacaaattgttCAACAATGGAATTTGATGAAGAATCTGAGGCTGATTTGTTTGAAATTGTATTGGATAATAATAATGGAAGATCCCCAAACTTAGTTTTGTAG